One genomic window of Pocillopora verrucosa isolate sample1 chromosome 8, ASM3666991v2, whole genome shotgun sequence includes the following:
- the LOC131787959 gene encoding uncharacterized protein, whose amino-acid sequence MEGIGSIRHVRSAGRMGQRTHSATTVGSTDDNISISSGYSSKRFYGSKTSADYSTIRAAAGISRMKNARGLRRGSIFPSDNNGSSETSSAKGHRLSIYSLSELAEVGIKMRRRRRSTMDSWGKNRTPGETEYFDKLLPPLELFRRAVKLVQMTASLCQYKYEKDNEEETQMTHTVFTQYINEQENQMEAELAFDASFFKANRKMRVAAEVKLILSIQPEQRTEQQLAKVLFSLRSIRSFAEYPQRIQQKLVKVGWFETHQTKRAILRQGHIPQAFYFVLSGSAVVTVLGENESFARTVHFLRRGDSFGELAILHDTRRQSTVISREPIELLVISKEDFVDIFMLAGGIKNINDPDHQKFIKSIDFLRGWPVELMASNPKKCLFHFFRSGSVLVRDSNHSDWIYIIKSGSCQVLKKLREVKSCLTQHNDRVVGFENVKSQVPKASSRDKLERVKAKLSVVTLLLPKMRLRSGIITHESDNDDDSGNEEKTADVFAIDKVAAAQNSFATGNNDNSYRKPPDEKSIKSVGFQVASPPISRRKGVVSAPKTSLVKSTDEQSKNLKNVIEWKRKLSSEPRVIQRISSETNLVDDVQLRKLSNTTMVLPRRLQKRMTPDYRDKSSNMLPLPTVEEENSSSSSAPSTPPRQRISLQVDAGDYEQRPRADSNTRPRTLSSPSRRTSRVRKSTVIPPSEELSEEEKKLPLHKMSVIDEGEQRPTEVRITEADLHPMFVQVALLSKGDCFGVSSMVFDEQPSLSLVSNGAECIMISKKFYLAHCTDAMKRRLLVTETPYPNDESLQKSLQDKVNWDAYRRKTLKTLVRELPRKQRRMDDLLVHRRTKRDMSLGEDLKEALRKIQRKDDDTC is encoded by the exons ATGGAAGGAATAGGATCCATTCGGCATGTGCGATCAGCCGGCCGCATGGGCCAGCGGACCCATTCAGCAACAACTGTCGGTTCAACAGACGACAACATCTCTATAAGTTCGGGTTACTCTTCGAAACGTTTTTATGGATCAAAGACCAGTGCTGACTATTCGACCATTCGGGCAGCCGCCGGAATTTCCAGGATGAAGAATGCTCGTGGTCTTCGGAGAGGTTCCATATTTCCGAGTGATAACAATGGATCTTCGGAAACGTCGTCTGCGAAGGGACATCGATTGAGTATATACTCTTTGAGTGAACTAGCCGAAGTAGGGATCAAGATGCGCAGGCGTCGACGTAGTACCATGGACTCATGGGGAAAGAACAGGACACCGGGAGAAACGGAATACTTTGATAAG CTTTTACCTCCATTGGAGTTATTTCGTCGAGCAGTGAAACTTGTCCAAATGACGGCATCACTATGCCAATACAAGTATGAAAA gGATAATGAAGAAGAGACCCAGATGACTCACACTGTTTTCACACAGTACATCAATGAACAAGAAAACCAAATGGAAGCGGAACTTGCTTTTGATGCTTCATTTTTCAAAGCTAACAGAAAG ATGCGGGTTGCCGCTGAGGTGAAGTTAATTTTATCAATTCAACCAGAACAGAGAACAGAACAGCAACTAGCAAAG GTTCTCTTCTCCCTGCGATCAATTCGATCGTTTGCAGAATATCCTCAGAGAATTCAGCAAAAGCTCGTCAAAGTTGGTTGGTTTGAAAC GCACCAGACAAAGAGAGCAATTCTAAGACAGGGTCATATACCACAAGCCTTCTACTTTGTTCTCTCTGGTTCAG cTGTGGTTACGGTACTGGGAGAAAATGAGAGCTTCGCAAGAACCGTTCATTTCCTCAGACGTGGTGATAGTTTTGGG GAGTTGGCTATTCTACACGACACTCGGCGCCAGTCCACCGTAATTTCGCGGGAACCTATTGAACTGTTGGTGATTTCTAAAGAG GACTTTGTGGACATCTTCATGTTAGCGGGTggaattaaaaacataaatgACCCTGATCATCAAAAGTTTATCAA GAGCATAGACTTCTTGAGGGGGTGGCCAGTAGAGCTTATGGCTTCAAACCCCAAAAAATGCCTTTTCCACTTTTTTAG GAGTGGCTCTGTTCTTGTTAGAGACAGCAATCATTCGGACTGGATATACATTATAAAATCG GGAAGCTGTCAGGTGTTGAAAAAACTAAGAGAAGTCAAGTCTTGTCTCACGCAGCACAACGACAGGGTTGTTGGATTTGAAAACG TGAAGAGCCAGGTTCCTAAGGCCTCATCACGTGACAAGTTAGAACGTGTCAAAGCAAAGCTGTCCGTAGTTACGCTTTTGTTACCCAAGATGCGTCTCAGGTCTGGTATCATAACACACGAAAGTGACAACGATGATGACTCAGGAAACGAGGAAAAAACCGCTGATGTATTTGCAATTGATAAAGTAGCCGCGGCTCAGAATTCATTTGCAACAGGCAATAACGATAACAGCTATCGAAAACCTCCCGACGAGAAATCGATCAAGTCCGTGGGTTTTCAAGTAGCATCGCCTCCGATCTCTAGAAGAAAAGGAGTTGTTAGTGCTCCAAAGACGTCCCTCGTTAAATCAACCGATGAACAAtcaaaaaatctaaaaaatgtcattgaatggaaaagaaaactgtcaagtGAACCTAGAGTAATTCAGAGAATTTCAAGTGAAACAAACCTTGTAGATGACGTACAATTGAGGAAACTGTCAAATACTACCATGGTATTACCTAGACGACTACAGAAACGCATGACTCCTGATTACAGAGACAAAAGCAGCAACATGCTTCCTTTACCAACAGTGGAAGAAGAAAACTCTTCTTCATCTTCG gCGCCATCGACCCCTCCTCGTCAAAGAATCAGTTTGCAAGTTGATGCGGGTGATTACGAGCAGAGACCTAGGGCCGACTCTAACACACGACCCAGGACTCTCTCCAGCCCCTCGAGGCGTACGAGCAGAGTGAGAAAGTCCACTGTGATTCCTCCCTCTG AAGAGCTGTCtgaagaggaaaagaaacttCCATTGCACAAAATGTCTGTTATTGACGAGGGGGAACAAAGGCCG ACTGAGGTTCGTATCACAGAGGCAGATCTGCATCCAATGTTTGTCCAAGTTGCTCTTCTTTCAAAGGGAGATTGTTTT gGTGTGTCTTCAATGGTGTTTGACGAGCAGCCCAGTCTTAGTCTG GTCAGCAATGGTGCAGAATGCATTATGATCTCTAAGAAATTTTACCTCGCTCATTGCACTGACGCGATGAAAAGAAGACTTCTTGTTACG GAAACACCTTATCCTAACGATGAATCACTGCAAAAGAGCCTACAAGACAAAGTAAATTGGGACGCATACCGCCGTAAAACGCTGAAAACTCTCGTTCGTGAACTgccaagaaaacaaagaagaatggATGATCTATTGGTCCACAGGAGAACAAAGCGAGACATGTCCCTTGGGGAAGACTTGAAAGAAGCCCTTCGAAAAATCCAGAGGAAAGATGACGACACCTGCTGA
- the LOC131787949 gene encoding leukocyte tyrosine kinase receptor-like, translated as MQYLILKNNFKKTLQTFSGFTAVFTNLGESGGKGPDSVGSHYTGQDHNGQVTVSSGIQLWTVPHTGEYRIETIGASGGYSKDSVIKGGRGARMIGNFMLTKGENISILVGQRGQKAYYNKKTGSGGGGTFVVRGDNEPLIIAGGGGGVANMTEQHSGCDASINTTGNAGYNSPFLSGGSNGEGGQTDKPPSGGGGGGGGGGGGFYSNGENSKMSGGGGKGGKGFLNGGEGGTQRGGFGGGGGYLYLHELPGGGGGYSGGSGGANKDISCGGGGGSFNYGTNQQNECCYKTAGHGKVIITFLH; from the exons ATGcagtatttaattttaaaaaacaattttaagaaaacCTTACAAACATTTTCAG GATTTACAGCTGTTTTTACAAATCTTGGTGAGAGTGGAGGAAAGGGTCCAGACTCAGTTGGCAGTCACTATACAGGTCAGGATCATAACGGACAAGTCACtgtgtccagcggtattcaactgtggactgtgccacacactggtgaatacagaatagaaacaATAGGAGCCTCAGGGGGGTACAGTAAGGACAGTGTCATAAAAGGAGGGAGAGGGGCGcggatgattggaaactttatgTTGACCAAAGGTGAGAACATTAGTATACTTGTTGGTCAAAGAGGACAAAAAGCGtattataacaaaaaaactgGCTCAGGcggaggaggtacatttgtagtaagAGGAGACAACGAGCCTTTGATCAtagccggaggtggaggaggagttGCAAATATGACAGAACAACACTCGGGGTGTGATGCGTCCATAAACACAACAGGAAATGCAGGGTATAACTCGCCATTCCTGTCTGGAGGAAGTAACGGAGAAGGAGGACAAACTGATAAACCGCCCTCTG GTGGTggtggcggcggcggcggcggcggcggcggcttCTACAGTAATGGAGAAAACTCTAAGATGTCTGGTGGAGGGGGAAAGGGAGGTAAAGGATTCCTGAacgggggagaggggggaaCACAGCGGGGTGGGTTCGGAGGTGGGGGTGGATATCTTTACCTCCATGAGTTACCTGGGGGAGGTGGAGGGTACTCTGGGGGAAGTGGAGGTGCGAATAAAGATAtttcctgtgggggagggggaggttctTTCAACTACggaacaaatcagcaaaatgaatgttgttataaAACTGCTGGACATGGTAAAGTGATCATAACATTTCTCCACTGA
- the LOC131787957 gene encoding probable ATP-dependent RNA helicase DHX40 has protein sequence MADKWRKREHNSKSSFKEDLPIRDYRKRLIQEVEENEFLIVVGETGSGKTTQLPQYLLKAGFTSRGKMIGVTQPRRIAAISVATRVSEEMKCHLGETVGYQVRFDDNTSDKTLIKYMTDGCLLREFLDDSALSKYSVIILDEAHERSLDTDILFGLVRKLFHDWRKNFNAEDKPTRLPKVIIMSATLNHEKFSEFLDGCPVFEIPGRCFPVKNIFLDYVGVKDLQTPSYLKRAVETVMKIHLEECPGDILVFLTGQDEIEHACDKLYESAEKIDYSHDVHYHEVEAMLILPLYGSMTTELQKRVFDPPSSSVRKVVVATNIAATSLTIEGIRYVVDSGFVKQLSYNPRTRLDSLTVVLTSRSEAIQRAGRAGRTAPGKCFRLYSKEVYEMAMTEETIPEIQRTSLSHVVLYLKSMGIHDVLGFQYIDPPEERMILEALKQLYYFGALDRGGNVSTLGRQMTEFPLSPGLSRTVISSASLGCTELVLAVAAMLSVENVFVTPGGKKNLSTATQVHKKLAEEAGGTNDFATLLFVYRQCHSSPSPPRWCREHYIHWRALKMAYNIHHQLETILQRQLSKDSVPKRNTDSTKINSKDLLRRVLCSGYFCNVARKSSSGNSFRTMDGHGTQVYIHPSSTLFGCEDQLEWIIFHDIIWTSKIYVRTVCPIRYEWVGELLPRLHEVDSYSLSGWAEGKVTVSKHDGNLQDQNETETGTVTDVVKISKRNTQESLTAARQRFLERKRAREKNQGR, from the exons atggcgGACAAGTGGCGGAAAAGAGAGCACAATTCCAAGTCTTCTTTCAAAGAGGATTTACCGATCAGGGATTATAGAAAAAGACTGATACAGGAAGTGGAAGAAAATGAATTCCTAATCGTTGTCGGTGAGACAGGGAGTGGAAAAACAACCCAACTCCCACAATATCTTCTCAAAGCTGGTTTTACATCCAGAGGAAAAATGATCGGTGTAACGCAACCACGACGTATTGCAGCAATTTCAGTAGCCACGCGCGTttctgaagaaatgaaatgtcaTTTAGGAG AAACGGTTGGATATCAAGTTCGGTTTGATGATAACACCAGTGATAAAACTCTGATTAAGTATATGACTGATGGCTGCCTTTTGCGGGAGTTCCTTGATGATTCTGCACTTAGCAAATACAGTGTAATCATTCTGGATGAAGCTCATGAGAGAAGTTTGGATACA gatATCTTATTTGGTTTAGTTAGGAAATTATTTCATGATTGGAGAAAGAATTTCAATGCAGAAGATAAACCTACAAGGCTCCCAAAAGTTATTATCATGTCAGCTACCTTAAATCATGAGAAGTTTTCAGAATTCCTTGATGGCTGTCCAGTCTTTGAAATTCCTGGGCGCTGCTTTCCtgtgaaaaatatctttttggACTATGTTGGTGTCAAGGACTTGCAGACACCAAGTTATCTGAAAAGG GCTGTAGAGACAGTGATGAAGATTCATCTTGAGGAATGCCCAGGAGATATATTGGTTTTCCTAACAGGACAGGATGAAATTGAACATGCATGTGACAAACTGTATGAGTCAGCTGAGAAAATTGACTATAGCCATGATGTCCATTACCATGAAGTGGAAGCCATGTTGATTCTTCCCTTATATGGTTCCATGACAACTg AATTACAGAAAAGAGTATTTGATCCTCCTAGTTCTTCTGTGAGGAAGGTAGTTGTAGCAACAAATATTGCAGCCACATCACTTACTATAGAAGGAATAAG ATATGTTGTGGACAGTGGCTTTGTGAAGCAGTTATCATATAATCCACGCACAAGACTTGACTCCCTTACCGTTGTTTTGACATCAAG atctGAAGCCATTCAAAGAGCAGGAAGGGCTGGTAGAACTGCACCAGGAAAATGCTTTCGACTTTATTCTAA GGAGGTCTATGAGATGGCCATGACAGAGGAAACAATTCCTGAAATTCAGAGAACAAGTTTGAGTCATGTGGTTCTCTATCTCAAGTCCATGGGAATACATGATGTTTTAGG CTTTCAGTACATTGATCCACCAGAAGAGAGAATGATTCTAGAAGCATTAAAACAACTTTATTATTTTGGAGCATTGGACAG aggTGGAAATGTCAGCACACTAGGTCGTCAGATGACGGAATTTCCACTCTCTCCAGGCCTCTCCAGGACAGTAATATCCTCAGCTAGCCTTGGTTGTACAGAACTGGTACTTGCAGTGGCAGCCATGCTGTCTGTGGAGAATGTCTTTGTAACTCCGGGAGGGAAAAAGAATTTATCAACAGCTACACAGGTTCATAAAAAACTGGCGGAGGAAGCCGGTGGAACAAACGACTTTGCAACACTCCTGTTTGTCTACAGGCAGTGTCATTCTAG TCCGTCACCACCACGATGGTGTCGTGAACATTACATTCACTGGAGAGCACTGAAAATGGCGTACAACATACACCATCAGCTGGAAACCATCTTGCAAAGACAG ctTAGTAAAGACTCTGTTCCAAAGAGGAATACAGACAGTACAAAAATTAACTCGAAAGATCTGCTGAGGAGAGTATTGTGCAGTGGATATTTCTGCAATGTAGCGCGGAA AAGCAGTTCGGGAAATAGTTTCCGCACTATGGACGGACATGGTACACAAGTTTATATTCACCCATCTTCAACG ctATTTGGTTGCGAAGATCAGCTCGAGTGGATAATTTTTCATGACATCATCTGGACTTCAAAAATCTATGTCAGAACAGTTTGCCCA ATAAGGTATGAGTGGGTGGGAGAACTCCTGCCCAGGTTACATGAAGTAGACAGTTATTCCTTGTCTGGCTGGGCAGAGGGAAAAGTAACGGTCAGCAAGCATGACGGGAACTTACAAGACCAAAACGAAACCGAAACAG GCACTGTTACAGACGTCGTTAAAATATCGAAACGGAACACACAAGAATCTCTCACGGCTGCTAGGCAACGCTTTCTCGAAAGAAAAAGAGCCCGCGAGAAGAACCAGGGCAGGTGA